AAGCTCAAACCTCCGATGCTCAAAACAAAAGTGCCATTGTTAAAAATAAAGATATTGCTGCTAATGTAAAAACTCAGCAGCGGCTAGAGGAATTTAAAACAGAAATGCTCACCAGTTGGCAGCAAGAAGCACAAGCCAAAGGGTTTTCTACTGATGTTCCATCTAACTTTCAAGGGATTGTGATTAGCGAAGCTAAACTTCCCCCAGAAAAAAAAGTTATTGCCCTAACGTTTGATGATGGACCTTGGCCTAGTAGTACAGCAAAAGTATTAGATATTCTCAAAAAAAATAATATCAAAGGTACATTTTTCGTAGTTGGCCAAAATGTCAAAAATTATCCTGACTTAACAAAGCGGGTCGTTACAGATGGTCATGTGATTGCTAACCATACTTGGCATCATTGGTATCATCACATGAATGCCCAAGCGGCGGCTTACGAAGTTGCTAATACAGGAGACATAATTTATCAAACTACAGGTGTCAAAACTAGTCTGTTTCGTCCACCAGGAGGGATTATGAGCAATGGAGTAGCAGCTTATGCTAAAAGTAATAAATATGCCATTATCATGTGGTCTGCTGACTCCATGGACTACTCTCGTCCAGGTGTGCCTCGATTAATGAATAATATATTTAGAGAAGCTAAACCAGGCGGTATTGTATTGATGCACGATGGTGGTGGTGATCGCTCTCACACTGTCACAGCTTTACCAGAAATTATTAGCAAGTTTCGGAAACAGGGTTATGAATTTGTGACTGTTCCCGAACT
The window above is part of the Dolichospermum sp. DET69 genome. Proteins encoded here:
- a CDS encoding polysaccharide deacetylase family protein, with amino-acid sequence MENNKSFFGTQGILIAILGLTGTLSIALMILFKAQTSDAQNKSAIVKNKDIAANVKTQQRLEEFKTEMLTSWQQEAQAKGFSTDVPSNFQGIVISEAKLPPEKKVIALTFDDGPWPSSTAKVLDILKKNNIKGTFFVVGQNVKNYPDLTKRVVTDGHVIANHTWHHWYHHMNAQAAAYEVANTGDIIYQTTGVKTSLFRPPGGIMSNGVAAYAKSNKYAIIMWSADSMDYSRPGVPRLMNNIFREAKPGGIVLMHDGGGDRSHTVTALPEIISKFRKQGYEFVTVPELLEMQDQYPQLLAQKPQKTVKTLKSQTSPKP